One Pseudomonas sp. HOU2 genomic window carries:
- the lysM gene encoding peptidoglycan-binding protein LysM — protein sequence MSLLSFVKEAGEKLIDLLTPGNANASEQLKEHISKVGLGNPNVQATVDGDKVTVTGEVASQEEKEKILLAVGNIEGVGSVDDQITVTGPVVAAARFVVVKKGDTLSAISLAVYGNANQYNKIFEANKPMLKDVNKIYPGQTLRIPE from the coding sequence ATGAGTCTGTTGAGCTTTGTGAAAGAAGCCGGTGAAAAGCTGATCGACCTGCTGACCCCGGGCAATGCCAATGCCAGTGAGCAGTTGAAGGAACATATCAGCAAGGTCGGGTTGGGCAACCCGAATGTTCAGGCCACCGTGGACGGCGACAAGGTGACGGTCACCGGTGAAGTCGCCAGCCAGGAGGAGAAGGAAAAGATTTTGCTGGCGGTGGGTAATATCGAAGGCGTGGGCAGCGTTGATGATCAGATCACCGTGACCGGGCCGGTGGTGGCCGCCGCGCGTTTTGTCGTGGTGAAAAAGGGCGACACCCTCAGCGCGATTTCCCTGGCGGTGTATGGCAACGCCAACCAGTACAACAAGATCTTTGAGGCCAACAAGCCAATGCTCAAGGATGTAAACAAAATCTACCCGGGCCAGACCCTGCGTATCCCCGAGTAA
- a CDS encoding glycine zipper domain-containing protein, translating into MKFSSILLLSLGLVSGFASAGGTTEAGVGGALGGVLGSVVGQSLGGSTGSTIGAALGGAGGSAVGANKHSRGEAAIGGALGAAGGNVVGRSMGGTTGSLIGAAAGGGAGGALGNYMGNKSNDDDRHYDRDRDHRRYYRDDHRGRGHAYGHRKHHRYYNHR; encoded by the coding sequence ATGAAGTTCTCCTCGATTCTCTTGTTGTCCCTTGGCCTGGTCAGTGGCTTCGCTTCTGCCGGAGGCACCACCGAAGCAGGTGTGGGCGGCGCATTGGGCGGGGTTCTTGGCTCGGTCGTCGGTCAGTCTTTAGGCGGCAGCACAGGTTCAACCATTGGCGCAGCCCTGGGCGGCGCGGGTGGTAGCGCGGTCGGCGCCAACAAACACAGCCGTGGCGAAGCGGCCATTGGCGGTGCGTTGGGCGCAGCCGGCGGTAACGTGGTCGGCCGCAGCATGGGCGGCACCACCGGCAGCCTGATCGGCGCCGCAGCAGGTGGCGGCGCCGGTGGCGCGCTGGGCAACTACATGGGCAACAAGAGCAACGACGACGACCGTCATTACGATCGCGATCGTGATCACCGTCGCTACTACCGCGACGACCACCGTGGTCGCGGCCATGCCTACGGCCATCGCAAGCATCACCGGTATTACAACCACCGCTGA
- a CDS encoding 3-hydroxyacyl-CoA dehydrogenase NAD-binding domain-containing protein translates to MSQTTFDIQRAAVIGAGTMGRGIVMCLANAGIAVQWVDNNPQMLEQALGTVADTYAHNVRQGRIDQAEADARVTRVTVAADYAAIRNVDLVIEAVYENLELKQKIFRELDGLLKPEALLASNTSALDIDAIAAATRRPSQVLGLHFFSPAHIMKLLEIVRGAQTSPAALEAALALGNRMGKVSVVSGNCHGFIGNRMLHPYVLEARKMLLEGAYPQQVDAALQGFGFAMGPFRMYDVVGIDLEWRTRELAGKGQDAPEVQVDNRLCELGRFGQKSGNGYYHYEPGSRQAEHDPEVDALILRVSEGLGFQRREIGSEEILERCLLALVNEGAKILQEGIADSAHDIDQVYLNGYGFPADRGGPMAWADDQGLAAIHQRLLALETRQGDQWRPAPLIGELAARGKGFYL, encoded by the coding sequence ATGAGCCAGACAACTTTCGATATTCAGCGAGCTGCCGTGATTGGTGCGGGCACCATGGGTCGTGGCATTGTCATGTGCCTGGCCAATGCCGGCATCGCCGTGCAATGGGTCGATAACAATCCACAGATGCTTGAACAGGCGCTGGGCACGGTGGCCGACACGTATGCACACAACGTGCGCCAGGGCCGGATCGATCAGGCCGAGGCGGACGCGCGTGTCACGCGGGTCACCGTGGCGGCGGATTACGCAGCGATCCGCAATGTCGATCTGGTGATCGAAGCGGTGTACGAAAACCTTGAGCTCAAGCAGAAGATCTTTCGCGAGCTGGATGGCCTGCTCAAGCCTGAGGCGTTGTTGGCAAGCAATACGTCGGCGCTGGACATCGACGCGATTGCCGCCGCAACCAGACGTCCATCGCAAGTGCTCGGCCTGCATTTCTTCAGCCCGGCGCACATCATGAAACTGCTGGAAATCGTCCGTGGCGCGCAGACTTCACCGGCGGCGCTGGAAGCAGCCCTGGCGCTGGGCAATCGCATGGGCAAGGTCAGTGTGGTGTCGGGCAACTGCCACGGTTTTATCGGCAATCGCATGTTGCATCCGTATGTGCTGGAGGCGCGCAAGATGTTGCTCGAAGGCGCTTATCCACAGCAGGTCGATGCGGCCTTGCAGGGCTTCGGTTTCGCCATGGGGCCGTTTCGCATGTACGACGTGGTCGGCATCGATCTGGAATGGCGAACCCGTGAGCTGGCCGGCAAGGGGCAGGATGCGCCAGAGGTTCAAGTCGACAACCGGTTATGCGAGTTGGGGCGTTTCGGGCAGAAGTCCGGCAACGGTTACTACCACTACGAGCCGGGCAGTCGCCAGGCCGAGCATGATCCCGAGGTCGATGCGCTGATATTGCGCGTCAGCGAAGGCCTCGGCTTTCAGCGCCGGGAGATTGGGTCCGAGGAAATCCTCGAACGGTGCCTTCTGGCGCTGGTCAACGAGGGCGCGAAAATTCTGCAGGAAGGCATTGCCGATTCGGCGCATGACATCGATCAGGTTTACCTCAATGGCTACGGCTTCCCGGCGGACAGGGGCGGCCCGATGGCCTGGGCGGACGATCAGGGGCTGGCAGCCATTCACCAGCGCTTGCTGGCGCTGGAGACGCGACAGGGCGATCAATGGCGGCCGGCGCCACTGATTGGCGAGCTGGCGGCGCGAGGCAAAGGTTTTTACCTTTAG
- the nudE gene encoding ADP compounds hydrolase NudE produces MRQKPTVLAREIVATSRLFCVEELKLRFSNGVERTYERLVGKGAGYGAVMIVAMLDSEHAVLVEEYCGGTDEYELSLPKGLIEPGEDVLAAAERELKEEAGFGARQLEHLTELSLSPGYMSQKIQVVLASDLYEERLEGDEPEPMRVDKVNLGELAALAQNPQFTEGRALAALYLARDLLTQRGFFRS; encoded by the coding sequence ATGCGCCAGAAACCCACTGTACTCGCCCGCGAGATCGTCGCCACCAGTCGTCTGTTTTGCGTCGAAGAACTGAAGCTGCGTTTTTCCAATGGCGTGGAACGCACTTACGAGCGTCTGGTCGGCAAAGGCGCGGGTTATGGCGCGGTGATGATCGTGGCGATGCTCGACAGCGAACACGCGGTGCTGGTCGAGGAATACTGCGGCGGCACTGACGAGTACGAACTGTCCCTGCCCAAAGGCCTGATTGAGCCGGGCGAAGATGTGCTGGCAGCGGCCGAGCGCGAACTCAAGGAAGAGGCCGGTTTCGGTGCGCGCCAACTGGAACATCTGACTGAGTTGTCGCTGTCGCCCGGTTACATGAGTCAGAAGATCCAGGTGGTGTTGGCCTCCGACCTCTACGAGGAGCGTCTGGAGGGCGACGAGCCCGAGCCGATGCGCGTTGACAAGGTCAACCTGGGGGAGCTGGCGGCGCTGGCGCAAAACCCGCAATTTACCGAAGGCCGTGCCCTGGCGGCGCTGTATCTGGCGCGTGATCTGCTGACGCAGCGCGGGTTCTTTCGGTCGTGA
- the cysQ gene encoding 3'(2'),5'-bisphosphate nucleotidase CysQ: MKFPHPLMAPVVELALQAGEAILPFWRSGVEVTAKSDDSPVTAADMAAHHVIVAGLTALDSSIPILSEEDANIPQSVRAGWQRWWLVDPLDGTKEFISGSEEFTVNIALIENGRVVFGVVTMPTNGRFYVGGAGLGAWRGDKGGSPVAIEVREVLAPGEAFTVVASRRHSSPEQERLLAGLSASLGELQLANIGSSLKFCLLAEGAADCYPRLAPTSQWDTAAAQGVLEGAGGEVLDLQGEAFCYPARESLLNEFFLALPAKAAWRSRLLELARS, from the coding sequence ATGAAGTTTCCGCATCCGTTGATGGCGCCAGTGGTTGAGCTGGCATTGCAGGCTGGCGAGGCGATTCTGCCGTTCTGGCGCTCTGGCGTGGAGGTCACCGCCAAGTCCGATGATTCACCGGTGACCGCAGCGGACATGGCCGCGCACCATGTCATCGTCGCCGGGCTGACCGCGCTGGACTCCAGTATTCCGATTCTGTCCGAGGAAGACGCCAACATTCCGCAGAGCGTGCGCGCCGGGTGGCAGCGCTGGTGGCTGGTGGATCCGCTGGATGGCACCAAGGAGTTCATCAGCGGCAGTGAAGAATTTACCGTGAACATCGCGCTGATCGAAAACGGGCGGGTGGTGTTTGGCGTGGTGACGATGCCGACCAATGGCCGGTTCTATGTCGGCGGAGCCGGTCTCGGCGCGTGGCGTGGGGACAAAGGTGGTTCGCCGGTGGCGATTGAGGTGCGTGAGGTGCTCGCGCCCGGTGAAGCGTTCACCGTGGTGGCGAGCCGTCGGCACTCGAGTCCGGAGCAAGAGCGGCTGCTTGCCGGTCTGAGCGCCAGTTTGGGCGAGTTGCAACTGGCGAACATCGGCAGTTCGCTGAAGTTTTGTCTGTTGGCTGAAGGGGCGGCGGATTGTTATCCGCGATTGGCGCCGACGTCGCAGTGGGACACCGCAGCGGCGCAGGGCGTGCTCGAAGGTGCCGGCGGCGAGGTGCTGGATCTGCAGGGCGAAGCGTTCTGTTATCCGGCGCGGGAATCGCTGCTCAATGAGTTCTTTCTGGCGTTGCCGGCGAAGGCGGCGTGGCGTTCAAGATTGCTGGAACTGGCGCGCTCATAA
- a CDS encoding FdhF/YdeP family oxidoreductase, translating to MSQHHQADQKPVPRYKPYKGAAGGWGALISVAQAWLTSDNALKNLRMMLKTNQNGGFDCPGCAWGDSPESGMVKFCENGAKAVNWEATKRRVDGKFFAKHSVTSLLEQSDYWLEYQGRLTEPMVYDAETDRYKPIAWDDAFALIGKHLQALSSPDQAEFYTSGRASNEAAYLYQLFVRAYGTNNFPDCSNMCHEASGVALAQSVGVGKGTVTFDDFEHADAIFVWGQNPGTNHPRMLEPLREAVKRGAQVVCINPLKERGLERFQHPQHPIEMLTNGDKPTNTAYFRPALGGDMAVLRGMAKFLLQWERDAQKAGDPAVFDHDFLNAHSTNVLEYLGVVDDTPWEQIVAQSGLTLVEIEQAARMYAKGKNVIMCWAMGITQHRHSVPTIQEIANLMLLRGNVGKPGAGLCPVRGHSNVQGDRTMGINERPPVAFLDSLERRFQFKVPRDNGHNVVEAIHAMAEGRAKVFIGLGGNFAQATPDSPRTFAALSNCDLTVQISTKLNRSHLAHGKDALILPCLGRTDIDIQTEGPQAVTVEDSFSMVHASNGQLQPLSNQMRSEPAIIAGIAAATLGSKPVDWNWLVADYGRIRDLIADTIPGFKDFNEKVKNPGGFYLGNSAGARKWNTPSGRANFRANLLPKDLVHERTRATGQLPDLILQSMRSHDQYNTTIYGLDDRYRGVKGQRDVLFANEADIIRLGFRPGQKADIVSIWDDGRERRVKGFTLLAFDIPAGQAAAYYPEVNPLVPLESTGDGSHTPTSKFIAIRLEAASETGLIMAKSA from the coding sequence GTGAGCCAACATCATCAAGCCGACCAGAAACCTGTCCCGCGCTACAAACCTTACAAAGGTGCAGCCGGCGGCTGGGGTGCCCTGATCAGTGTGGCCCAGGCCTGGTTGACCAGCGACAACGCGCTGAAAAACCTGCGCATGATGCTCAAGACTAACCAGAACGGCGGCTTCGACTGTCCGGGCTGCGCCTGGGGCGATTCGCCGGAAAGCGGCATGGTCAAGTTCTGCGAGAACGGCGCCAAAGCAGTGAACTGGGAAGCGACCAAGCGTCGGGTGGACGGCAAGTTCTTCGCCAAACACAGCGTCACTTCGTTGCTGGAGCAGAGCGACTACTGGCTTGAATACCAGGGCCGCCTGACCGAGCCGATGGTCTACGACGCCGAGACCGACCGCTACAAACCCATCGCCTGGGACGATGCCTTCGCCCTGATCGGCAAACACCTGCAAGCGCTGTCGAGTCCGGATCAAGCCGAGTTCTACACCTCGGGCCGTGCCAGCAACGAAGCGGCGTACCTGTATCAGCTGTTTGTGCGCGCCTACGGCACCAACAACTTCCCGGACTGCTCGAACATGTGCCACGAGGCCAGTGGTGTGGCGTTGGCGCAGAGCGTTGGCGTCGGCAAAGGCACCGTAACCTTCGACGATTTCGAACACGCCGACGCGATTTTCGTCTGGGGCCAGAACCCCGGCACCAACCATCCGCGGATGCTCGAACCGCTGCGTGAAGCGGTGAAGCGCGGCGCGCAAGTGGTGTGCATCAACCCGCTGAAAGAGCGCGGCCTGGAACGCTTCCAGCACCCGCAGCACCCGATCGAGATGCTCACCAACGGCGACAAGCCGACCAACACCGCGTACTTCCGTCCGGCACTGGGCGGCGACATGGCGGTCCTGCGCGGCATGGCCAAGTTCCTCTTGCAGTGGGAGCGCGATGCGCAGAAAGCAGGTGATCCTGCGGTGTTCGATCATGATTTCCTTAACGCCCACAGCACCAACGTGCTGGAGTATCTCGGCGTGGTCGATGACACGCCTTGGGAGCAGATCGTCGCGCAGTCCGGCCTGACTCTGGTCGAGATCGAGCAAGCGGCGCGCATGTACGCCAAAGGCAAGAATGTGATCATGTGCTGGGCGATGGGCATCACCCAGCATCGCCACTCGGTGCCGACCATCCAGGAAATCGCCAACCTGATGCTGCTGCGCGGCAACGTCGGCAAACCTGGCGCCGGCCTGTGCCCGGTGCGCGGTCACAGTAACGTGCAGGGCGACCGCACCATGGGCATCAACGAGCGTCCGCCGGTGGCGTTCCTCGATTCTCTCGAGCGGCGCTTCCAGTTCAAGGTGCCGCGTGACAACGGGCACAACGTGGTCGAGGCGATTCACGCCATGGCCGAGGGCCGCGCCAAGGTCTTCATCGGTCTGGGTGGCAACTTCGCCCAGGCCACGCCGGACAGCCCGCGCACCTTCGCGGCGCTGAGCAATTGCGACCTGACTGTGCAGATCAGCACCAAGCTCAACCGCAGCCATCTGGCCCACGGAAAAGACGCGCTGATCCTGCCGTGCCTGGGCCGTACCGACATCGATATCCAGACCGAAGGCCCGCAGGCGGTCACCGTGGAAGACTCGTTCAGCATGGTCCATGCCTCCAATGGCCAGCTGCAGCCGCTGTCGAACCAGATGCGCTCGGAACCGGCGATCATCGCCGGCATCGCCGCCGCCACGCTGGGCAGCAAACCGGTGGACTGGAACTGGCTGGTGGCCGACTACGGGCGCATCCGCGACCTGATCGCCGACACCATTCCCGGCTTCAAGGACTTCAACGAAAAGGTCAAGAACCCGGGCGGTTTCTACCTCGGTAACAGCGCTGGTGCGCGCAAGTGGAACACCCCTTCAGGCCGGGCCAACTTCCGCGCGAACCTGCTGCCCAAGGATCTGGTGCATGAACGCACCCGCGCCACCGGGCAACTGCCGGATCTGATCCTGCAATCGATGCGCTCCCACGATCAGTACAACACCACGATCTATGGTCTCGACGACCGTTATCGTGGGGTCAAGGGTCAGCGCGATGTGCTGTTCGCCAACGAGGCCGACATCATTCGCCTGGGCTTCCGCCCGGGACAGAAGGCCGACATCGTGTCGATCTGGGACGATGGTCGTGAGCGTCGGGTGAAGGGCTTTACCTTGCTCGCGTTTGATATCCCGGCGGGGCAGGCCGCGGCTTATTACCCTGAGGTGAATCCGCTGGTGCCGCTGGAAAGCACCGGGGATGGCAGTCATACGCCGACATCGAAGTTCATTGCGATCCGCCTTGAGGCGGCGAGTGAGACCGGGTTGATCATGGCCAAGTCCGCTTAA
- a CDS encoding polysaccharide deacetylase, translated as MQWLRMASILLLWASGCRLAMASDAGNGWMFADLERTGWPDALSSQTGIDTASRAEVLMFGRALLASEALDEVGLEQRLGVPHVQLKSIRQVRDGLWDRLLSTYRNASLDCDGQPFCPRVRSVAELRQLAAAFTGDISPAHATWASKSQGVHELVLNEQLRVAVLKP; from the coding sequence ATGCAGTGGCTACGTATGGCCTCGATTTTATTGCTGTGGGCCAGTGGTTGCCGTTTGGCCATGGCGTCTGATGCCGGCAACGGCTGGATGTTTGCCGACCTTGAACGCACCGGTTGGCCCGATGCGCTCTCCAGCCAGACCGGCATCGATACCGCCTCGCGCGCCGAGGTGTTGATGTTCGGCAGGGCCTTGCTCGCCAGTGAAGCGCTGGACGAGGTGGGGCTGGAGCAGCGACTGGGTGTGCCGCATGTGCAGCTCAAGTCAATCAGGCAGGTGCGTGACGGTCTGTGGGATCGTTTGTTGAGCACCTATCGCAACGCCAGTCTGGACTGTGACGGACAACCGTTCTGCCCGCGCGTGCGCAGTGTCGCGGAACTGCGGCAGTTGGCGGCAGCTTTCACCGGTGACATCAGCCCGGCCCATGCAACGTGGGCGAGCAAGAGCCAGGGCGTGCATGAGCTGGTGTTGAACGAGCAGTTGCGAGTGGCGGTTTTAAAGCCGTGA
- a CDS encoding thioesterase family protein, producing the protein MSSTMAQRTDYPHFQPITTRWHDNDAYGHINNVTYYSFFDTAVNIYLIQVGGLDIHDGEVVGFVVSSSCDYFASIAFPDLIEIGLRVGKLGNSSVQYELAVFKVGESEACAAGRFVHVFVDRTSNQPVPIPGRLRQALERLLV; encoded by the coding sequence ATGTCCAGCACCATGGCGCAACGCACCGACTACCCGCATTTCCAGCCGATCACCACCCGCTGGCACGACAACGATGCTTATGGGCACATCAACAACGTTACCTACTACAGCTTTTTCGATACCGCGGTGAACATTTACCTGATTCAGGTCGGTGGCCTGGATATCCACGACGGCGAGGTGGTGGGTTTCGTCGTGAGTTCATCTTGCGATTATTTCGCCTCGATCGCGTTCCCGGACCTGATCGAGATCGGTCTGCGGGTCGGCAAGCTGGGTAACAGTTCGGTGCAATATGAACTGGCGGTGTTCAAGGTCGGTGAAAGCGAGGCGTGTGCGGCGGGGCGTTTTGTTCATGTGTTTGTGGATCGGACGAGCAATCAGCCGGTACCGATTCCTGGCCGGTTGCGTCAGGCTCTTGAGCGTTTGCTGGTGTGA
- the yrfG gene encoding GMP/IMP nucleotidase, which produces MPSLPWSDIDTVLLDMDGTLLDLHFDNHFWLEHLPQRYAELHGVSRAMADMELQPLFERHAGQLQWYCLDFWSTELKLSVRELKLETAHLIALRTDADTFLQAIKNAGKRVIMITNAHRDSLSLKLERIELAPYFERLISSHDYGFPKENPQFWDALQADIDFDPARSLFIDDTLPILRSARDFGVAHLLAVKEPDSRKGPKDTAEFVAVEDYRDLIVGL; this is translated from the coding sequence ATGCCTTCTTTACCGTGGTCTGACATCGATACCGTCCTGCTGGACATGGACGGTACGCTGCTGGACCTGCACTTCGACAACCATTTCTGGCTGGAACACCTGCCGCAGCGCTACGCCGAACTGCACGGGGTGAGCCGGGCCATGGCCGACATGGAATTGCAGCCGCTGTTTGAGCGTCATGCCGGACAACTGCAGTGGTACTGCCTGGATTTCTGGAGTACCGAGTTGAAGCTCTCGGTGCGTGAACTGAAACTGGAAACCGCACACTTGATCGCCCTGCGTACGGATGCCGACACGTTTCTGCAAGCGATTAAAAACGCCGGCAAACGGGTGATCATGATCACCAATGCACACCGCGATTCGCTGTCGCTGAAACTGGAACGAATTGAACTGGCGCCCTATTTCGAGCGGCTGATCAGCTCGCACGATTACGGGTTTCCCAAGGAAAATCCGCAGTTCTGGGATGCCCTGCAGGCGGACATCGACTTTGATCCGGCGCGCAGCCTGTTTATCGATGACACCTTGCCGATCCTGCGCAGCGCCCGGGATTTCGGCGTGGCGCATCTGTTGGCGGTGAAGGAGCCGGACAGTCGCAAGGGGCCGAAGGACACGGCCGAGTTTGTGGCGGTTGAAGACTACCGCGATTTGATTGTCGGCCTCTGA
- a CDS encoding type II toxin-antitoxin system RelE/ParE family toxin — protein sequence MRLVWRQEALDDREEILQHISLDNPDAAVDLDEIFELKGERARQRPFLYRRGIAGGTREIVATPNYMIIYTIKDDFVEILRVVHTKRRWP from the coding sequence ATGAGGCTCGTCTGGCGCCAAGAGGCGCTTGATGACCGAGAGGAAATCCTACAGCACATCAGTCTGGACAATCCTGATGCAGCAGTTGATCTCGATGAGATCTTCGAGTTGAAAGGAGAGAGAGCCCGCCAGCGTCCGTTTTTATATAGAAGGGGGATTGCAGGAGGCACCCGTGAAATAGTTGCAACTCCAAACTACATGATCATTTACACGATCAAAGACGATTTTGTAGAGATTTTGCGAGTGGTGCATACCAAGCGGCGATGGCCATAA
- a CDS encoding ATP-dependent DNA helicase RecQ — MHNTLEQVFGYPQFRPGQEAAISAVLAGRSAAAIFPTGSGKSLCYQVPALLLPHLTLVVSPLLALMQDQLAFLKHHGISAGSIDSAQSRDDANDVMARARSGELKILMISVERLKNERFRNFLQQVPISLLVIDEAHCISEWGHNFRPDYLKLPDYQRQFNIPQTLLLTATATPKVIADMQAKFAIAAEDVVTTGFYRPNLNLLVEPVRGQDKRRRLVEWMSERPGQPSIVYVTLQKTAEHIAEHLGRNGIQAEAYHAGLPNDQREAIQKRFMAGQSNCIVATIAFGMGIDKSDIRNVVHFDLPKSIENYSQEIGRAGRDGQPSDCLVLANRDSLNVLENFVYGDTPEREGIRCVLEEMQAAAAEGQWEFLLGPLADQSNIRMLPLKTLLVQMELRGFIAPRYAYYAEYRFKYLLEPEALLERFEGERRDFVAAIIQTSSRARTWATVNFEAMYTQYSAERNRVVTALDYFQEKGWVELESKQMTEVYNVLHSDFDSAVLSAELHEYFTRHEQTEVARIHAMLELFATERCLGYRLAEYFGDHNAPELCGHCSVCHGNVARLPAPPELPALVDKNFAALCGDFIHKHQQHTGSVPTAERLTRFLCGISVPLFTRLKARTVGGYAALEEYPYAQVRSWTQEHL, encoded by the coding sequence ATGCACAACACCCTGGAACAGGTTTTCGGTTATCCACAGTTTCGACCCGGGCAGGAAGCCGCGATCAGCGCGGTACTGGCGGGACGTTCGGCGGCAGCGATTTTCCCCACCGGGTCCGGCAAGTCGCTGTGCTATCAAGTGCCGGCGCTGTTGCTGCCGCATCTGACCCTGGTGGTCTCACCACTGTTGGCGTTGATGCAGGATCAACTGGCATTCCTCAAGCATCACGGCATCAGTGCCGGCAGCATCGATTCGGCACAAAGCCGCGATGACGCCAATGATGTGATGGCGCGCGCCCGTTCGGGTGAATTGAAGATTCTGATGATCTCGGTGGAGCGCCTGAAGAACGAGCGGTTCCGCAATTTTTTGCAGCAGGTGCCGATCTCGCTGCTGGTGATTGACGAAGCGCACTGCATCTCGGAGTGGGGCCACAACTTCCGCCCTGACTATCTGAAACTGCCGGACTATCAACGCCAGTTCAATATCCCGCAAACCCTGCTGCTGACGGCCACGGCGACGCCGAAAGTCATCGCCGACATGCAAGCCAAATTCGCCATCGCCGCCGAAGATGTGGTGACCACCGGTTTCTATCGCCCCAACCTCAATCTGCTGGTGGAACCGGTGCGTGGCCAGGACAAGCGCCGGCGGCTGGTGGAGTGGATGAGCGAGCGTCCGGGCCAGCCGAGCATCGTCTATGTCACGTTGCAGAAAACCGCCGAGCACATCGCCGAGCATCTGGGGCGCAACGGCATACAAGCCGAGGCTTATCATGCCGGGTTGCCCAACGATCAGCGCGAGGCGATCCAGAAGCGCTTCATGGCCGGGCAGTCCAATTGCATTGTCGCGACCATTGCCTTCGGTATGGGTATCGACAAGAGCGACATCCGCAACGTGGTGCATTTCGACCTGCCGAAATCCATCGAGAACTACAGCCAGGAGATTGGTCGCGCCGGACGGGACGGACAGCCGTCGGATTGCCTGGTGCTGGCCAACCGCGACAGCCTCAACGTGCTGGAAAACTTCGTCTACGGCGATACCCCGGAGCGCGAAGGGATTCGTTGTGTGCTGGAAGAAATGCAGGCTGCCGCAGCCGAAGGGCAGTGGGAGTTTCTGCTCGGGCCACTGGCTGATCAGAGCAACATTCGCATGCTGCCGCTGAAGACTTTGCTGGTGCAAATGGAGTTGCGTGGTTTCATCGCGCCGCGCTATGCCTATTACGCCGAATACCGTTTCAAATACCTGCTGGAACCGGAAGCGTTGCTTGAGCGTTTTGAAGGTGAGCGCAGGGATTTTGTCGCAGCGATCATCCAGACTTCCAGCCGCGCACGTACCTGGGCCACGGTGAATTTCGAGGCGATGTACACGCAGTATTCGGCTGAGCGCAATCGGGTGGTGACGGCGCTGGACTACTTCCAGGAAAAGGGCTGGGTCGAGCTTGAGAGCAAGCAGATGACCGAGGTCTACAACGTGCTGCACAGCGATTTCGACAGCGCTGTGCTGAGCGCCGAGTTGCACGAGTACTTCACCCGGCATGAACAGACTGAAGTCGCGCGGATTCACGCCATGCTCGAACTGTTCGCCACTGAGCGCTGCCTGGGTTATCGCCTGGCCGAGTACTTTGGCGACCACAATGCGCCCGAGCTCTGCGGGCACTGTTCGGTGTGCCACGGTAATGTCGCGCGGCTGCCGGCACCTCCCGAGTTGCCAGCGCTTGTGGATAAAAATTTCGCGGCGCTGTGCGGTGATTTTATCCACAAGCACCAGCAGCACACCGGCAGTGTGCCAACGGCCGAGCGCCTGACGCGGTTCCTGTGCGGAATCAGTGTGCCGTTGTTTACAAGGCTCAAGGCGCGGACGGTTGGCGGGTATGCGGCGCTGGAGGAGTATCCGTACGCGCAAGTCCGCAGTTGGACTCAAGAGCATCTCTGA
- the fdhD gene encoding formate dehydrogenase accessory sulfurtransferase FdhD, translating into MNAKRPTCAAPALETPAPAASQTYSYSDLPLVESASTALAEEVALAIAYNGISQAVMLVTPTDLEDFIVGFSLGSGIIEDASDIYDLQLTGAGSAQYAQVTIANRAFWNLKQQRRQLAGTSGCGLCGVEAVEQALPDLNVLPGAPLPPAAWLDGLRQRIGAFQPLGQHCGAVHAAVFMNASGELLLGREDIGRHNALDKLIGGLIRQKISTEGGLAIVTSRCSLELIQKVLRAGIQTLVSLSAPTGLAVQWARRHNLNLIHLPQKNAPRVYSPAMENQA; encoded by the coding sequence ATGAACGCCAAGCGCCCAACTTGCGCGGCGCCTGCACTCGAAACGCCCGCGCCCGCCGCCAGCCAGACCTACAGCTACAGCGATCTGCCCCTCGTGGAATCGGCCAGCACCGCGCTCGCCGAGGAAGTCGCGCTGGCGATCGCCTACAACGGCATCAGTCAGGCGGTGATGCTGGTAACGCCGACGGATCTGGAAGACTTCATCGTCGGTTTCAGCCTCGGCAGCGGCATCATCGAAGACGCCAGCGACATCTATGACCTGCAACTGACCGGCGCAGGCTCCGCGCAATACGCGCAAGTGACTATCGCCAACCGCGCGTTCTGGAACCTCAAGCAGCAGCGCCGACAACTGGCCGGCACCAGCGGCTGCGGATTGTGCGGCGTTGAAGCCGTCGAGCAAGCGTTGCCCGATCTGAACGTCCTGCCCGGAGCACCGTTACCGCCCGCCGCATGGCTCGACGGCCTGCGCCAGCGCATCGGCGCGTTCCAGCCGCTTGGTCAGCACTGCGGCGCGGTCCACGCGGCGGTGTTCATGAACGCCAGCGGTGAATTGCTGCTGGGCCGTGAAGACATTGGCCGGCACAACGCCCTCGACAAACTGATTGGCGGGCTGATCCGCCAGAAGATTTCCACAGAAGGCGGCCTGGCGATTGTCACCAGCCGCTGCAGTCTCGAATTGATCCAGAAAGTTTTACGCGCCGGCATCCAGACTCTGGTCAGCCTGTCCGCGCCCACGGGCCTTGCCGTGCAATGGGCCCGTCGTCACAACCTCAATCTCATCCACCTGCCGCAGAAGAATGCGCCGCGGGTCTACAGCCCAGCGATGGAGAATCAAGCGTGA